A window from Citrus sinensis cultivar Valencia sweet orange chromosome 3, DVS_A1.0, whole genome shotgun sequence encodes these proteins:
- the LOC102610289 gene encoding FT-interacting protein 4 gives MGDGKEKLVVEVIAAHNLMPKDGEGSSSPFVEVEFEKQILRTQVKYKDLNPIWNEKLVFDVPDTAELPYKHIEVNVFNERRSSNSRNFLGKVRAPCSQLCKKEGEATAQLYTLEKRSLFSHIRGEISLKLFVSTTEEVVKKGGFVSSLTPSSAFSKKNKKLQQQSPVMQVQQQHFGHQDMMSKPTHQQQSQNHMKPMEPNPGELKPVVITTAPRPVIPGARGGPTFGGGGGGGVYVNGSGEFSLKETSPHLGGGFLNKDKTSSTYDLVEQMQYLYVRVVKARDISLFGGGEIVAEVKLGNYRGFTKRVSSNHLQWDQVFAFSKDCIQSSAAEIFVKESDKDDFLGRIWFDLNEVPRRVPPDSQLAPQWYRMEDRRGDRSKGGEVMVSIWFGTQADEAFAEAWHSKAANVHFDGLCSLKSKVYLSPKLWYLRVSVIEAQDIVPGDKGSAMMRFPELHAKVQVGNQFLKTRIAAPSATRSLSNPCWNEDLLFVVAEPFEDYLLISVEDHVGPGKDEIVGKVLIPVSAVERRTDDKQVVSRWFNLENHFGNQGESKVVTRFGSRIHLRVSLDGGYHVLDEATLYSSDVKPTAKQLWKPHIGVLEMGILGATGLMPLKFKGGKGGSVDAYCVAKYGQKWVRTRTVVDSLSPKWNEQYTWEVFDPCTVITVGVFDNCSLDKNIINNSGGRDSRIGKVRIRLSTLESDRVYTHSYPLLMLHPSGVKKMGELHLAVRFSCANLVNMLHMYAMPLLPKMHYVHPLSVHQLETLRYQALNVVSSWLNRAEPPLGREVVEYMLDYDSHMWSMRRSKANFFRLMNVISGLIAMVRYAESMRNWHKPIYSTLSLAFFFLLVLMPELVIPAVLLYLSLLGLWRYRSRSRHPPHMDIRLSQADSVFPDELDEEFDSFPTSRGADIVRIRYDRLRSVAGRIQTVVGDMATQGERFQALISWRDPRATFLFVIFCLFAAIGFYAVPVRVVFALWGVYVLRPPRFRSKLPSPALSFFRRLPSKADTLL, from the coding sequence ATGGGCGACGGGAAAGAGAAGCTAGTAGTGGAGGTGATAGCAGCACACAACTTGATGCCTAAAGATGGAGAAGGCTCATCATCCCCGTTTGTAGAAGTTGAGTTTGAGAAGCAAATACTAAGAACCCAAGTGAAGTACAAAGATTTAAACCCAATATGGAACGAGAAGCTTGTGTTTGACGTTCCAGATACCGCGGAGCTGCCTTACAAACACATTGAGGTTAATGTGTTCAACGAGAGAAGGTCAAGCAACAGCAGAAATTTTCTGGGTAAAGTCAGGGCTCCTTGTTCACAACTCTGTAAGAAAGAAGGTGAAGCCACTGCTCAGTTGTACACTCTAGAGAAAAGGAGCTTATTTTCTCACATAAGGGGGGAGATAAGCTTGAAGCTTTTCGTGTCTACGACAGAGGAGGTGGTTAAAAAAGGAGgctttgtttcttctttgaCTCCGTCCTCTGCGTTTTctaagaagaacaagaaactGCAGCAACAGAGTCCTGTTATGCAGGTGCAGCAGCAGCATTTTGGCCATCAAGACATGATGAGCAAGCCAACTCATCAGCAGCAGAGTCAAAATCACATGAAGCCCATGGAGCCAAACCCGGGTGAGTTAAAGCCTGTTGTGATTACTACTGCTCCTCGTCCAGTCATTCCCGGAGCCAGAGGTGGTCCAACCTTCGGCGGCGGAGGCGGCGGAGGGGTTTACGTTAATGGGTCAGGCgagttttctttaaaagagaCAAGTCCTCATCTTGGTGGTGGTTTTCTCAACAAGGACAAAACTAGTTCTACTTATGATCTTGTTGAGCAAATGCAGTATCTTTATGTTAGAGTGGTGAAAGCTAGAGATATTTCTTTGTTTGGAGGTGGTGAGATTGTAGCTGAAGTGAAACTAGGGAACTACAGAGGATTTACAAAGAGGGTGAGTTCAAATCATTTACAATGGGACCAAGTCTTTGCATTTTCAAAAGATTGTATACAGTCCTCAGCGGCTGAGATTTTTGTCAAAGAAAGCGACAAAGATGATTTCTTGGGGAGAATTTGGTTTGATTTAAATGAAGTTCCTAGAAGGGTACCTCCTGATAGCCAGCTAGCACCACAATGGTATAGGATGGAAGATAGAAGAGGTGATAGGTCAAAAGGAGGTGAAGTTATGGTCTCAATATGGTTTGGAACTCAGGCTGATGAGGCATTTGCGGAGGCATGGCACTCAAAGGCAGCAAATGTTCATTTTGATGGGCTTTGCTCTCTCAAATCCAAGGTTTATCTGTCACCAAAACTTTGGTATTTGAGAGTCTCGGTTATTGAAGCGCAAGATATTGTTCCTGGGGATAAAGGGTCTGCTATGATGAGGTTTCCGGAGCTTCATGCAAAAGTACAGGTGGGGaatcaatttttaaagacTAGAATTGCAGCGCCTAGTGCAACAAGAAGCTTGTCAAATCCTTGTTGGAATGAGGATTTGTTGTTTGTGGTTGCTGAGCCATTTGAGGATTATCTTTTGATTTCAGTTGAGGACCATGTTGGGCCTGGTAAAGATGAGATCGTGGGTAAGGTTTTGATTCCAGTGAGCGCAGTTGAGAGAAGAACTGATGATAAACAAGTGGTATCCCGGTGGTTTAATCTTGAAAACCATTTTGGCAACCAGGGGGAGTCAAAAGTTGTGACAAGATTCGGATCTAGAATTCATCTTAGGGTCTCTCTTGATGGGGGCTACCATGTGCTTGATGAGGCCACACTGTATAGCAGTGATGTGAAGCCAACGGCAAAGCAGTTGTGGAAGCCTCACATTGGTGTGCTTGAAATGGGCATTCTGGGTGCAACAGGGCTTATGCCATTGAAGTTCAAAGGGGGGAAAGGAGGATCTGTTGATGCTTACTGCGTTGCGAAGTATGGCCAGAAATGGGTGAGAACACGAACTGTGGTTGATAGTTTGTCTCCCAAATGGAATGAGCAGTATACTTGGGAAGTTTTTGATCCTTGCACAGTCATCACGGTTGGAGTGTTTGATAACTGCAGCCTTGATAAGAACATAATTAACAACAGTGGTGGTCGTGATTCTCGAATTGGGAAAGTCAGAATCAGGCTGTCTACACTTGAATCTGATCGTGTTTACACTCACTCGTATCCACTGCTTATGTTGCATCCTTCAGGTGTGAAGAAAATGGGTGAGCTTCATTTGGCTGTGCGATTTTCCTGTGCTAATCTGGTTAATATGTTGCATATGTACGCAATGCCGTTGCTACCAAAGATGCACTATGTGCACCCTTTGAGTGTGCATCAACTTGAGACCTTGAGGTACCAAGCTCTGAATGTGGTATCATCCTGGCTCAACCGAGCAGAGCCACCACTGGGGCGAGAGGTGGTTGAGTATATGCTTGATTATGACTCTCACATGTGGAGCATGAGAAGGAGCAAGGCTAACTTTTTTCGGTTAATGAATGTGATCTCTGGTCTCATAGCAATGGTTCGTTATGCGGAGTCTATGCGCAATTGGCACAAGCCAATATACTCAACCTTGTCTTTGGCATTTTTCTTCTTGCTGGTTCTAATGCCTGAGCTTGTAATCCCTGCCGTATTGCTATACTTGTCACTTCTGGGGCTCTGGCGATATAGGTCCAGGTCACGGCACCCTCCTCACATGGATATCAGGCTCTCTCAGGCTGACAGTGTCTTCCCTGATGAATTGGATGAGGAATTCGATTCCTTTCCGACAAGTCGAGGTGCTGACATTGTTCGAATTAGGTACGATAGGCTAAGAAGCGTGGCTGGAAGAATTCAGACCGTGGTTGGAGATATGGCCACACAAGGTGAACGGTTTCAAGCATTAATAAGCTGGAGAGACCCGCGGGCCACATTCTTGTTTGTGATTTTCTGCTTGTTTGCTGCAATTGGGTTTTACGCCGTGCCAGTTCgcgtagtgtttgcattgtgGGGGGTGTATGTGCTGAGGCCACCACGGTTCAGAAGCAAATTGCCTTCTCCAGCTTTGAGTTTCTTCCGGAGGTTGCCCTCAAAGGCTGATACCTTGTTGTAG